In Modestobacter versicolor, a single genomic region encodes these proteins:
- a CDS encoding ABC transporter substrate-binding protein, with the protein MNAGTRSSRPAARRSPLRAVRAPLSLCFAAVLLAACGGSDDEGSAGSGSTEGGGGSDAVQEVTFLNILPLESLSFAPELVADNCGYFEDQGLDVSFETTQGSAQAIQTVLAGSALITRVGDLETQLAVAERNAPLVAVGQPTKQGTIRFISGENDPLESAEDLEGRLMGTPSEGGTSEILLKLVAASAGIEPDEVQTQVVGLAPGVFDLVSSGRIGGYIVSLDTAVALEQQQPDAVVYAPNDAISSGGQVYVTSQEQTEDPEKQEQLRKYLAAIDETLKFIIADEANGFAETLECLSSVEIPALATPEIAKESLSTYVESWTAAGEEEIGTMVPDQWEAVYQEMVDSGFIEDGLDPSEWYSNDFQPGSN; encoded by the coding sequence ATGAACGCAGGCACCCGAAGCAGCCGCCCGGCAGCGCGCCGGTCCCCGCTCCGCGCGGTCCGCGCCCCGCTCTCGCTCTGCTTCGCCGCAGTCCTGCTGGCCGCCTGCGGCGGCTCGGACGACGAGGGGTCCGCCGGCTCCGGCAGCACCGAGGGAGGCGGCGGGAGCGACGCCGTCCAGGAGGTCACCTTCCTGAACATCCTCCCGCTGGAGAGCCTCTCCTTCGCCCCGGAGCTGGTCGCGGACAACTGCGGCTACTTCGAGGACCAGGGGCTGGACGTCAGCTTCGAGACCACCCAGGGCTCGGCGCAGGCGATCCAGACCGTGCTCGCCGGCTCCGCGCTCATCACCCGGGTCGGCGACCTGGAGACCCAGCTGGCCGTGGCCGAGCGCAACGCCCCGCTGGTCGCGGTCGGCCAGCCCACCAAGCAGGGCACCATCCGCTTCATCTCCGGCGAGAACGACCCGCTGGAGAGCGCCGAGGACCTCGAGGGGCGGCTGATGGGCACCCCGTCGGAGGGCGGCACCAGCGAGATCCTGCTCAAGCTCGTCGCGGCCTCGGCCGGGATCGAGCCCGACGAGGTGCAGACCCAGGTGGTCGGCCTGGCCCCGGGCGTGTTCGACCTGGTCTCCTCCGGCCGGATCGGCGGGTACATCGTCTCGCTGGACACCGCGGTCGCGCTGGAGCAGCAGCAGCCCGACGCGGTCGTCTACGCCCCGAACGACGCCATCTCCAGCGGCGGCCAGGTCTACGTCACCTCGCAGGAGCAGACCGAGGACCCGGAGAAGCAGGAGCAGCTGCGCAAGTACCTCGCGGCGATCGACGAGACGCTGAAGTTCATCATCGCCGACGAGGCGAACGGCTTCGCCGAGACGCTCGAGTGCCTCTCCTCCGTCGAGATCCCGGCGCTGGCGACGCCCGAGATCGCCAAGGAGAGCCTGTCGACCTACGTCGAGTCGTGGACCGCGGCCGGCGAGGAGGAGATCGGCACGATGGTTCCCGACCAGTGGGAGGCCGTCTACCAGGAGATGGTGGACTCCGGCTTCATCGAGGACGGCCTCGACCCGTCCGAGTGGTACTCCAACGACTTCCAGCCCGGGAGCAACTGA